CATAGTATTACCAGCTAAGAAATTCAACCCATCAACATTTTCCGGATCTTTTTGAATAGTCAGATCAACTTGAGGTTTTTTGACTTGTAACACAGTCTCTATCATATTTCTTCGACCTTCCTGTACGTATTGGCCCATGGAATGCAAATCAGTTGTGAAATCCAAAGAGGCAGGAAAAAGACCTTTCTGATCTTTCCCTTCACTTTCCCCAAACAATTGCTTCCACCATTCAGATACATAACGAAGGGATGGTTCATAGTTAACCAGTAATTCGATGTCTTTCCCTTTGCGATACAGGGCGTTTCTTACAGCAGAATATTGATAGCACTCATTGCTCAAAAGATCCGGGTTATTATATTTATGATAAGCTTCTATTGCTCCTTCTATCATTCGATCAATATTCAGTCCAGCAACGGCAATAGGTAATAGACCAACGGCTGTAAGTACAGAATATCTTCCGCCGATATCATCCGGGATTACAAAAGTTTCATACCCTTCTTCCTCAGCAAGCTTTTTTAATGCTCCTTCCGATTGATCAGTAGTAGCATAAATCCGTTTTTTAGCACCTTCTTTTCCATACTTTTTCTCCATATAATCACGGAAAAAACGAAAAGCAATAGCAGGCTCCATTGTTGTTCCTGATTTAGAGATCACATTAACAGAGACGTCTTTATTTTCTATTACCTCTAATAAATGGTTCATATAAACGGAGCTGATATTTTGACCAACGAAATAAACTTGTGTTTTATCGTTCATTTGGTTATGAAAGCTGTGGGATAAGGCTTCAATTGCTGCTCTTGCACCTAAGTATGATCCCCCGATGCCTATCACAATAAGAGCTTCCGAATTATTTTGTATTCTTTCAGCTGCTTGTTTTATTTGTAAAACTTCTTCTTTATTGTAGTTAAGTGGTAGGTCTACCCAGCCAAGAAAATTGGATCCCAGTCCTTTCTTTTCATGTAGTCTATTATGCGTTATTTTCACAAAATCATTTAAATGATCTATTTCATGATTATTTATAAATGATAAGGAGTTTGAGTAATCAAAAGAAATAGCCATACCCCTCTAGCCCCTTTCTATTAAACTATAGGCATTTCTTCTTTAATCCAGGCTTTTTTGATTAATGATATTATTATCTTGGACTTTTTATATATCTCTATTTAAATTTTTTCAACGCAGATACTTCTTTTAAACTTTTATGAGGTTGTCATTTTTTCCACTGAATGCCCTCCAAATTCGTTACGAAGAGCTGCTACTACTTTACCTGTAAAGGTATCTTCTTCAGTTGAACGATAACGCATCATTAAGGACATTGCGATAATAGGAGCAGCAGTTTGTAGTTCCAAAGCCGTTTCGACTGTCCATTTCCCTTCTCCTGAAGAATGCATAATCCCCTTAATTTCTTCTAAATTTGCATCTTTAGAAAATGCCTGTTCGGTTAAATCCATAAGCCATGAACGAATAACGGAACCATTATTCCATACTCTTGCAACATTTTCGTAGTCATAATCAAATTCGCTTTTTTCTAGTAATTCAAATCCTTCACCAATAGCCGCCATCATTCCATATTCGATTCCATTGTGTACCATTTTTAGAAAATGACCACTGCCTATTGGACCTGCATATAAATATCCTTTTTCTACAGCTGTATCTTCAAATACAGGCTTTACTATATTCCAAGCTTCTGGGTCTCCTCCAATCATATAACAAGCTCCATGACGAGCCCCTTCTACCCCACCAGAAGTACCTGCATCCATAAAGCTTATCCCAAACTCTTTTAGTTGATTATATCGACGTATGGATTCCTTATAGTGGGAATTTCCGGCTTCAATTACAATATCACCGCTATTTAAGAATGGTGTTATCTCATTAATTACTGAATCAACATTGGAATGGGGAATCATCATCCAAAGAACTCTCGGCTTTTCTAAGGAATGGATCAGCTTTAACAAATCTGTTGTACCTTTAGCCCCGTATTTTTTAATTTCTTCAACTGTATTTAGATTTATATCGTATGCCACTACTTCATGACCATGGTCAAGTAGGTTTTGACCTATATTTAATCCCATTTTTCCTAAACCAATTAATCCCACTTGCATATTGATACCTCCTAAAATTGTAAGTATTTAAGATTCAGAATTTACAGTATTTTAAGTTAATCCTTTAGTAGTGGGAATTAAGTTTCGCAAGAAGACTTTCAACCTACCACCATTGAAATTCCTCCTCTTCCAATAATTGATCAGCTGCTTCTGGTCCCATGGAACCTGCAGGGTATGAATGCAAAGGAACGATATCTTCTTCAAATGCCTCTAATATAGGCTGAACCCATCTCCAAGATAGTTCAACTTCGTTCCAATGAGCAAAGAAAGTAGGATCACCACGTAAAGCATCGGACAGTAAGAATTCATAGGCTTCGGGTACATTCTTCTGGTTAGCTGAATAGGCAACTGTAACCGGTTCAATCTTATTATCATTTAATGGATTTTTAATATTTAATTGTAAGGAAACACTCTCGTTTGGACTAATATCAATGGTTAGAATATTGGGGGATATTTCTTCATTTTGGGTAATATAAAGATCCTTCAATGGATTTTTAAATTCAATCACAATTCTTGTGGACTTTTCTTTCATTCTTTTTCCTGTACGGATATAGAAGGGGACCCCACTCCAAAAATTATCGTCAATCCACAAACGGGCAGCAATAAATGTATCATTTTTCGAAAAATTATTAATTCCGTCTTCCTCTTTATATCCTAAAGCGAATTCACCTTGAATTTCCCCTGGACCATATTGACCACGAACTACATGAGATGCAACTTCTTCTTTTTGTAATGGCCTAAGAGATTCCATGATTTTTTTCTTTTCATAACGAATATCTTTTGAGCTGATTCGTTTCGGGAGTTGCATTGCTGTCATCATCAGAATTTGCAACATATGATTTTGAACCATATCACGAATTGCCCCTGCTTGGTCATAATAATTCGCTCTATCTTCTACCCCAACTGTTTCACTAGCCGTAAT
This DNA window, taken from Alteribacillus bidgolensis, encodes the following:
- a CDS encoding glucose-6-phosphate isomerase gives rise to the protein MAISFDYSNSLSFINNHEIDHLNDFVKITHNRLHEKKGLGSNFLGWVDLPLNYNKEEVLQIKQAAERIQNNSEALIVIGIGGSYLGARAAIEALSHSFHNQMNDKTQVYFVGQNISSVYMNHLLEVIENKDVSVNVISKSGTTMEPAIAFRFFRDYMEKKYGKEGAKKRIYATTDQSEGALKKLAEEEGYETFVIPDDIGGRYSVLTAVGLLPIAVAGLNIDRMIEGAIEAYHKYNNPDLLSNECYQYSAVRNALYRKGKDIELLVNYEPSLRYVSEWWKQLFGESEGKDQKGLFPASLDFTTDLHSMGQYVQEGRRNMIETVLQVKKPQVDLTIQKDPENVDGLNFLAGNTMDEVNKKAFQGTVLAHIDGGVPNLLVELDVMNEYTFGEMVYFFEKACAVSGYLLGVNPFDQPGVEAYKKNMFALLGKPGFEKEKNELEKRLSD
- the gnd gene encoding phosphogluconate dehydrogenase (NAD(+)-dependent, decarboxylating), which gives rise to MQVGLIGLGKMGLNIGQNLLDHGHEVVAYDINLNTVEEIKKYGAKGTTDLLKLIHSLEKPRVLWMMIPHSNVDSVINEITPFLNSGDIVIEAGNSHYKESIRRYNQLKEFGISFMDAGTSGGVEGARHGACYMIGGDPEAWNIVKPVFEDTAVEKGYLYAGPIGSGHFLKMVHNGIEYGMMAAIGEGFELLEKSEFDYDYENVARVWNNGSVIRSWLMDLTEQAFSKDANLEEIKGIMHSSGEGKWTVETALELQTAAPIIAMSLMMRYRSTEEDTFTGKVVAALRNEFGGHSVEKMTTS
- the zwf gene encoding glucose-6-phosphate dehydrogenase, producing the protein MNDVTVSRDTEYNVSVLNKSEVDSMTFVLFGATGDLAKRKIFPALYNLFLDNKMPQSFSIIGLGRREWSDFTFKKHVRESLSTFSRHEINDGPKTDEFLNSFHYSPLDVTDDEGYERLLDMIQRHEEELNIPENRLFYLSVAPSLIDVITSNITNSGLGSVKGWKRLIIEKPFGHDLKSAQDLNEKLSKAFEESEIYRIDHYLGKPMVQNLEALEFANPIFQALWNKQYIANVQITASETVGVEDRANYYDQAGAIRDMVQNHMLQILMMTAMQLPKRISSKDIRYEKKKIMESLRPLQKEEVASHVVRGQYGPGEIQGEFALGYKEEDGINNFSKNDTFIAARLWIDDNFWSGVPFYIRTGKRMKEKSTRIVIEFKNPLKDLYITQNEEISPNILTIDISPNESVSLQLNIKNPLNDNKIEPVTVAYSANQKNVPEAYEFLLSDALRGDPTFFAHWNEVELSWRWVQPILEAFEEDIVPLHSYPAGSMGPEAADQLLEEEEFQWW